From the Homo sapiens chromosome 1, GRCh38.p14 Primary Assembly genome, one window contains:
- the TINAGL1 gene encoding tubulointerstitial nephritis antigen-like isoform X2 — MIKAINQGNYGWQAGNHSAFWGMTLDEGIRYRLGTIRPSSSVMNMHEIYTVLNPGEVLPTAFEASEKWPNLIHEPLDQGNCAGSWAFSTAAVASDRVSIHSLGHMTPVLSPQNLLSCDTHQQQGCRGGRLDGAWWFLRRRGVVSDHCYPFSGRERDEAGPAPPCMMHSRAMGRGKRQATAHCPNSYVNNNDIYQVTPVYRLGSNDKEIMKELMENGPVQALMEVHEDFFLYKGGIYSHTPVSLGRPERYRRHGTHSVKITGWGEETLPDGRTLKYWTAANSWGPAWGERGHFRIVRGVNECDIESFVLGVWGRVGMEDMGHH, encoded by the exons ATGATCAAAGCCATCAACCAGGGCAACTATGG CTGGCAGGCTGGGAACCACAGCGCCTTCTGGGGCATGACCCTGGATGAGGGCATTCGCTACCGCCTGGGCACCATCCGCCCATCTTCCTCGGTCATGAACATGCATGAAATTTAT ACAGTGCTGAACCCAGGGGAGGTGCTTCCCACAGCCTTCGAGGCCTCTGAGAAGTGGCCCAACCTGATTCATGAGCCTCTTGACCAAGGCAACTGTGCAGGCTCCTGGGCCTTCTCCACAGCAG CTGTGGCATCCGATCGTGTCTCAATCCATTCTCTGGGACACATGACGCCTGTCCTGTCGCCCCAGAACCTGCTGTCTTGTGACACCCACCAGCAGCAGGGCTGCCGCGGTGGGCGTCTCGATGGTGCCTGGTGGTTCCTGCGTCGCCGAGG GGTGGTGTCTGACCACTGCTACCCCTTCTCGGGCCGTGAACGAGACGAGGCTGGCCCTGCGCCCCCCTGTATGATGCACAGCCGAGCCATGGGTCGGGGCAAGCGCCAGGCCACTGCCCACTGCCCCAACAGCTATGTTAATAACAATGACATCTACCAGGTCACTCCTGTCTACCGCCTCGGCTCCAAC GACAAGGAGATCATGAAGGAGCTGATGGAGAATGGCCCTGTCCAAG CCCTCATGGAGGTGCATGAGGACTTCTTCCTATACAAGGGAGGCATCTACAGCCACACGCCAGTGAGCCTTGGGAGGCCAGAGAGATACCGCCGGCATGGGACCCACTCAGTCAAGATCACAGG ATGGGGAGAGGAGACGCTGCCAGATGGAAGGACGCTCAAATACTGG ACTGCGGCCAACTCCTGGGGCCCAGCCTGGGGCGAGAGGGGCCACTTCCGCATCGTGCGCGGCGTCAATGAGTGCGACATCGAGAGCTTCGTGCTGGGCGTCTGGGGCCGCGTGGGCATGGAGGACATGGGTCATCACTGA
- the TINAGL1 gene encoding tubulointerstitial nephritis antigen-like isoform X3, whose protein sequence is MHGGRIYPVLGTYWDNCNRCTCQENRQWQCDQEPCLVDPDMIKAINQGNYGWQAGNHSAFWGMTLDEGIRYRLGTIRPSSSVMNMHEIYTVLNPGEVLPTAFEASEKWPNLIHEPLDQGNCAGSWAFSTAAVASDRVSIHSLGHMTPVLSPQNLLSCDTHQQQGCRGGRLDGAWWFLRRRGVVSDHCYPFSGRERDEAGPAPPCMMHSRAMGRGKRQATAHCPNSYVNNNDIYQVTPVYRLGSNDKEIMKELMENGPVQALMEVHEDFFLYKGGIYSHTPVSLGRPERYRRHGTHSVKITGWGEETLPDGRTLKYWTAANSWGPAWGERGHFRIVRGVNECDIESFVLGVWGRVGMEDMGHH, encoded by the exons ATGCATGGAGGTCGTATCTATCCAGTCTTGGGAACGTACTGGGACAACTGTAACCGTTG CACCTGCCAGGAGAACAGGCAGTGGCAGTGTGACCAAGAACCATGCCTGGTGGATCCAGACATGATCAAAGCCATCAACCAGGGCAACTATGG CTGGCAGGCTGGGAACCACAGCGCCTTCTGGGGCATGACCCTGGATGAGGGCATTCGCTACCGCCTGGGCACCATCCGCCCATCTTCCTCGGTCATGAACATGCATGAAATTTAT ACAGTGCTGAACCCAGGGGAGGTGCTTCCCACAGCCTTCGAGGCCTCTGAGAAGTGGCCCAACCTGATTCATGAGCCTCTTGACCAAGGCAACTGTGCAGGCTCCTGGGCCTTCTCCACAGCAG CTGTGGCATCCGATCGTGTCTCAATCCATTCTCTGGGACACATGACGCCTGTCCTGTCGCCCCAGAACCTGCTGTCTTGTGACACCCACCAGCAGCAGGGCTGCCGCGGTGGGCGTCTCGATGGTGCCTGGTGGTTCCTGCGTCGCCGAGG GGTGGTGTCTGACCACTGCTACCCCTTCTCGGGCCGTGAACGAGACGAGGCTGGCCCTGCGCCCCCCTGTATGATGCACAGCCGAGCCATGGGTCGGGGCAAGCGCCAGGCCACTGCCCACTGCCCCAACAGCTATGTTAATAACAATGACATCTACCAGGTCACTCCTGTCTACCGCCTCGGCTCCAAC GACAAGGAGATCATGAAGGAGCTGATGGAGAATGGCCCTGTCCAAG CCCTCATGGAGGTGCATGAGGACTTCTTCCTATACAAGGGAGGCATCTACAGCCACACGCCAGTGAGCCTTGGGAGGCCAGAGAGATACCGCCGGCATGGGACCCACTCAGTCAAGATCACAGG ATGGGGAGAGGAGACGCTGCCAGATGGAAGGACGCTCAAATACTGG ACTGCGGCCAACTCCTGGGGCCCAGCCTGGGGCGAGAGGGGCCACTTCCGCATCGTGCGCGGCGTCAATGAGTGCGACATCGAGAGCTTCGTGCTGGGCGTCTGGGGCCGCGTGGGCATGGAGGACATGGGTCATCACTGA
- the TINAGL1 gene encoding tubulointerstitial nephritis antigen-like isoform X4 gives MHGGRIYPVLGTYWDNCNRCTCQENRQWQCDQEPCLVDPDMIKAINQGNYGWQAGNHSAFWGMTLDEGIRYRLGTIRPSSSVMNMHEIYTVLNPGEVLPTAFEASEKWPNLIHEPLDQGNCAGSWAFSTAAVASDRVSIHSLGHMTPVLSPQNLLSCDTHQQQGCRGGRLDGAWWFLRRRGVVSDHCYPFSGRERDEAGPAPPCMMHSRAMGRGKRQATAHCPNSYVNNNDIYQVTPVYRLGSNDKEIMKELMENGPVQDGERRRCQMEGRSNTGLRPTPGAQPGARGATSASCAASMSATSRASCWASGAAWAWRTWVITEAAGTTRGPAWDPG, from the exons ATGCATGGAGGTCGTATCTATCCAGTCTTGGGAACGTACTGGGACAACTGTAACCGTTG CACCTGCCAGGAGAACAGGCAGTGGCAGTGTGACCAAGAACCATGCCTGGTGGATCCAGACATGATCAAAGCCATCAACCAGGGCAACTATGG CTGGCAGGCTGGGAACCACAGCGCCTTCTGGGGCATGACCCTGGATGAGGGCATTCGCTACCGCCTGGGCACCATCCGCCCATCTTCCTCGGTCATGAACATGCATGAAATTTAT ACAGTGCTGAACCCAGGGGAGGTGCTTCCCACAGCCTTCGAGGCCTCTGAGAAGTGGCCCAACCTGATTCATGAGCCTCTTGACCAAGGCAACTGTGCAGGCTCCTGGGCCTTCTCCACAGCAG CTGTGGCATCCGATCGTGTCTCAATCCATTCTCTGGGACACATGACGCCTGTCCTGTCGCCCCAGAACCTGCTGTCTTGTGACACCCACCAGCAGCAGGGCTGCCGCGGTGGGCGTCTCGATGGTGCCTGGTGGTTCCTGCGTCGCCGAGG GGTGGTGTCTGACCACTGCTACCCCTTCTCGGGCCGTGAACGAGACGAGGCTGGCCCTGCGCCCCCCTGTATGATGCACAGCCGAGCCATGGGTCGGGGCAAGCGCCAGGCCACTGCCCACTGCCCCAACAGCTATGTTAATAACAATGACATCTACCAGGTCACTCCTGTCTACCGCCTCGGCTCCAAC GACAAGGAGATCATGAAGGAGCTGATGGAGAATGGCCCTGTCCAAG ATGGGGAGAGGAGACGCTGCCAGATGGAAGGACGCTCAAATACTGG ACTGCGGCCAACTCCTGGGGCCCAGCCTGGGGCGAGAGGGGCCACTTCCGCATCGTGCGCGGCGTCAATGAGTGCGACATCGAGAGCTTCGTGCTGGGCGTCTGGGGCCGCGTGGGCATGGAGGACATGGGTCATCACTGAGGCTGCGGGCACCACGCGGGGTCCGGCCTGGGATCCAGGCTAA